The window TCAGATGTGCCAACATTATTGATGTATCAAATTGGGGACAAACCGGATAACTATGATGAATTAATGAAGATAGCGAACAAAAAAATTAAAGAAAAAGCTGGCGTGCAACTGAATTTACAATACATGGGGTGGGGCGATTATGAACAAAAGATGGCTGTTATTACCTCTTCCGGTGAAAATTATGATATTGCCTTAGCAAAAAATTATGTAACAAACGCTCAAAAAGGTGCTTATGCAGACTTAACTGAATTAGCTCCAAAAGAAGCGAAAGAAGCGTATGATATGTTAGATCCAGCTTACATTAAAGGGAATTTAATTGATGGTAAGTTGTATGCATTCCCAGTAAATGCCAATGTTTTTGGTGAACAGATGATTACATTTAATAAACAATTTTTAGATAAATATAATTTAGATATTTCAAATGTTAAAACATATCAAGATTTAGGACCATTATTTAAAGTGATCAAAGAAAAAGAAGCAAATACTATTGCATTCGCAGCAGGTAAAGGATTTAAAGTTGAGTCAAATATGGATTATCCTGTTACAAATGGAATGCCATTTGCTGTTGATTTATTAGGTGATGAAACGAAAATTATTAATCAATATAACAATGAACGTTTACAAAAAGATTTAAAAACAATGAATGACTACTATAAGGCGGGTTATATTGCTCAAGATGCAGCAACAAGTAATACTGATCATCCGTTAGAAGGAACAACGTGGTTCGCTCGTCAAGAAACACAAGGACCTTACGATTATGGCGATACTATTTTAACAACGGCAGCTGGTCAACCATTAGAGTCTAAAGCGGTAACTATGCCAGTTAAAACAACTGGGCAAGCTCAAATGGCTAACTTCGTTATTTC is drawn from Carnobacterium gallinarum DSM 4847 and contains these coding sequences:
- a CDS encoding ABC transporter substrate-binding protein, translated to MNSKWRKVVLGSALGLLVAGGLAGCAGLSGDSSKKDAASGDSDVPTLLMYQIGDKPDNYDELMKIANKKIKEKAGVQLNLQYMGWGDYEQKMAVITSSGENYDIALAKNYVTNAQKGAYADLTELAPKEAKEAYDMLDPAYIKGNLIDGKLYAFPVNANVFGEQMITFNKQFLDKYNLDISNVKTYQDLGPLFKVIKEKEANTIAFAAGKGFKVESNMDYPVTNGMPFAVDLLGDETKIINQYNNERLQKDLKTMNDYYKAGYIAQDAATSNTDHPLEGTTWFARQETQGPYDYGDTILTTAAGQPLESKAVTMPVKTTGQAQMANFVISSNSKNKEKSMEVLGLINSDSELLNGLVYGIEDKAWEKVGDNRVKLLDGYLPKEHMSAWNTGNNKILYVPESITDEQVAERDKKIEESTASPILGFNFNTKTVKSEMTNIANVMNQYIDGLNTGTLDPEKAIPEMNEKLEKAGMAKVQAEMQKQYDDFRKESKE